One stretch of Actinacidiphila sp. DG2A-62 DNA includes these proteins:
- a CDS encoding protein phosphatase 2C domain-containing protein, with the protein MRTYATAQAIGLRSFQCDATAIHTAPSGARAFVVLDGIGDGSRVREWTRTAARRLARAASRRADAEAGLRHIYADYAADLDRHDPEMARWMPSAAALVALYVPGEPLQLAWCGDVRAYLLRRGIAHRLTEDHNARRVYPPTALYPEGGNRNMITSYLGGVLTDDQAMAKYNHPAIETWSVPLDGPCRLALLSDGAYEPHLEDGNDLYVELEHDPIGQVATEFVDLAVETSIQRSKAEDPEDPYADNATVLLADLT; encoded by the coding sequence ATGCGCACCTACGCCACCGCCCAGGCGATCGGCCTCCGCTCCTTCCAGTGCGACGCCACGGCCATCCACACCGCGCCCAGCGGCGCCCGCGCCTTCGTCGTGCTCGACGGGATCGGCGACGGGAGCCGGGTCCGCGAGTGGACGCGCACCGCGGCCCGCCGCCTGGCCCGCGCCGCCTCCCGCCGCGCGGACGCGGAGGCCGGCCTGCGCCACATCTACGCCGACTACGCGGCCGACCTCGACCGCCACGACCCGGAGATGGCGCGCTGGATGCCCTCGGCCGCCGCGCTCGTCGCGCTCTACGTGCCCGGCGAGCCGCTGCAACTTGCCTGGTGCGGAGACGTCCGCGCCTACCTCCTGCGGCGCGGCATCGCCCACCGGTTGACCGAGGACCACAACGCACGCCGGGTCTACCCCCCGACCGCGCTGTACCCGGAAGGCGGCAACCGCAACATGATCACCTCGTACCTCGGCGGGGTGCTCACCGACGACCAGGCGATGGCGAAGTACAACCACCCGGCGATCGAGACCTGGAGCGTCCCGCTCGACGGGCCGTGCCGCCTCGCCCTGCTCTCCGACGGTGCGTACGAACCGCACCTGGAGGACGGGAATGACCTGTACGTCGAGCTGGAGCACGACCCGATCGGCCAGGTCGCCACCGAGTTCGTGGACCTCGCGGTCGAGACGTCGATCCAGCGGTCGAAGGCCGAGGACCCCGAGGACCCGTACGCGGACAACGCGACCGTGCTGCTCGCCGACCTCACCTGA
- a CDS encoding rRNA adenine N-6-methyltransferase family protein translates to MRFPTDVLRTLTDSRTVISGDLVRIPFELDRATYAQVNTVLKEMGGRWDGRKAVRAHVFPHRIEEDFRQFLAAGEYPTRFEQGWFPTPHQLVMQVCDAAGIYAGMTVLEPSAGAGALTAELARRGGLVDSVELDPNRAELLRKQGDSRRVIARDFLDLDPLDYEEGFDRIVMNPPFADGLAHIKHAIGFMKDDGILVSVMSAGLLWWSDRASTEFRAVVEEVGGEIEPLPDGSFASVGTDIRTCLVYVPGYAGGPLRTHDWLRRQPKQLDLFDMAA, encoded by the coding sequence ATGCGCTTCCCGACCGACGTCCTCCGCACCCTGACCGACTCCCGCACCGTCATCAGCGGCGACCTGGTGCGCATCCCGTTCGAGCTGGACCGCGCGACGTACGCGCAGGTGAACACGGTCCTCAAGGAGATGGGCGGCCGGTGGGACGGCCGCAAGGCGGTCCGCGCGCACGTCTTCCCGCACCGGATCGAGGAGGACTTCCGGCAGTTCCTCGCGGCCGGCGAGTACCCCACCCGCTTCGAGCAGGGCTGGTTCCCGACGCCCCACCAGCTCGTGATGCAGGTCTGCGACGCGGCCGGGATCTACGCCGGGATGACCGTCCTGGAGCCCTCGGCCGGAGCGGGCGCCCTGACCGCCGAACTCGCCCGCCGCGGCGGCCTGGTCGACAGCGTCGAACTCGACCCGAACCGGGCGGAGCTGCTGCGCAAGCAGGGTGACTCCCGGCGCGTCATCGCCCGTGACTTCCTCGACCTCGACCCGCTCGACTACGAGGAGGGCTTCGACCGGATCGTGATGAACCCGCCCTTCGCCGACGGCCTGGCGCACATCAAGCACGCGATCGGGTTCATGAAGGACGACGGCATCCTCGTGTCCGTCATGTCCGCCGGGCTGCTGTGGTGGAGCGACCGGGCCTCGACCGAGTTCCGCGCGGTGGTCGAAGAGGTCGGCGGCGAGATCGAGCCCCTGCCGGACGGCAGCTTCGCGTCCGTCGGGACGGACATCCGGACCTGCCTGGTCTACGTCCCCGGGTACGCAGGCGGCCCGCTGCGCACGCACGACTGGCTGCGGCGCCAGCCGAAGCAGCTCGACCTCTTCGACATGGCCGCGTAG
- a CDS encoding DNA cytosine methyltransferase: MIETRVCIDDTFGPFDCQLDPHNRWNGWLSPHFTLDVTRELSAQTLRMADEYGYDCTDTIHVIEGRADSQDALFGGLGDAAPQAAPGPLLVPTGGTWRDKAVTLDRPMSTRTTVETDGIVVPPILVPCEGRDGKKPMSVDDPLRTQTARLETALAYLPPFVIPMRGGGDKEKARHISAPLHTVSAGGNHHGLVTAPDHLLVPYYGNGRARELTEPIGALPTRDRYALVKAAVDFNIDDVLFRMLQPHEIARAMAFRAGYKIMGSKRHQVRQLGNAVTPGVAENLYCALYEAITGEELPRFAEGRGPLSMTLAA, from the coding sequence ATGATCGAGACCCGCGTCTGCATCGACGACACGTTCGGCCCGTTCGACTGCCAGCTCGACCCCCACAACCGGTGGAACGGCTGGCTGAGCCCCCACTTCACCCTGGACGTCACCCGGGAGCTGTCCGCCCAGACGCTCCGCATGGCCGACGAGTACGGCTACGACTGCACCGACACGATCCACGTGATCGAGGGCCGCGCCGACAGCCAGGACGCGCTGTTCGGCGGGCTCGGTGACGCCGCCCCGCAGGCCGCGCCCGGCCCGCTGCTCGTCCCGACCGGCGGCACCTGGCGGGACAAGGCCGTCACCCTGGACCGGCCGATGTCGACCCGCACGACCGTCGAGACCGACGGCATCGTGGTCCCCCCGATCCTCGTGCCCTGCGAGGGCCGCGACGGCAAGAAGCCGATGAGCGTGGACGACCCGCTGCGCACCCAGACCGCCCGGCTGGAGACCGCGCTGGCCTACCTCCCGCCGTTCGTGATCCCGATGCGGGGCGGCGGCGACAAGGAGAAGGCCCGGCACATCAGCGCCCCGCTCCACACCGTCTCGGCCGGCGGCAACCACCACGGGTTGGTGACCGCGCCGGACCACCTGCTCGTGCCGTACTACGGCAACGGCCGGGCCCGGGAACTGACCGAGCCGATCGGCGCCCTGCCGACGCGAGACCGGTACGCGCTGGTGAAGGCGGCGGTCGACTTCAACATTGACGACGTGCTGTTCCGGATGCTCCAGCCGCACGAGATCGCGCGGGCGATGGCCTTCCGGGCGGGGTACAAGATCATGGGCTCGAAGCGGCACCAGGTGCGGCAGCTTGGGAATGCCGTCACCCCGGGCGTCGCGGAGAACCTGTACTGCGCGCTGTACGAGGCGATCACCGGTGAGGAGCTGCCCCGGTTCGCCGAGGGACGTGGTCCCCTCTCGATGACTCTGGCCGCCTGA
- a CDS encoding sigma-70 family RNA polymerase sigma factor codes for MERPELPAVFAALAELAGEPTVERAQVLGRALKAVPDLSAWIRSERQRTVRALLDMPQHSAKTLSGPLEVTPQRVHDIAAGHRATENRRAAAAKAAAKD; via the coding sequence ATGGAACGCCCCGAACTCCCCGCCGTCTTCGCCGCCCTCGCCGAGCTGGCCGGTGAGCCCACCGTCGAGCGCGCGCAGGTCCTCGGCCGCGCACTCAAGGCCGTCCCCGACCTGTCCGCGTGGATCCGCTCCGAGAGGCAGCGCACGGTGCGCGCCCTGCTCGACATGCCGCAGCACAGCGCCAAGACCCTGTCCGGCCCGCTGGAGGTCACCCCCCAGCGCGTCCACGACATCGCCGCCGGGCACCGCGCGACCGAGAACAGGCGAGCAGCCGCCGCGAAGGCGGCGGCCAAGGACTGA
- a CDS encoding ParB/RepB/Spo0J family partition protein, with the protein MATIEITHTRAEGTILTGSSKGDGVFEIVRDHGFWFSRNVDGLYIRRSQDKEAQMWRINGAAEALRAAGHEVTVEIKEEVRRSFAEAEAAREERAEDRVERFSERAGRAVASADARREKADQISKRFEFGQPILVGHHSERRARRDAERIDTNMRKSFEERDRAAYWADRTRASENYAKHRNDPHRTLRRLERLRADLRAQERHHAEAVEKGWSSVDRHARLILDLTEEIAHWEQIVEKAKAEGVKIWGPDDFAPGDYVRYSGSWYQVARVNPKTLSIAWNLRLAPKQVMSLEDATFDGGRVGTHTADYTQVRARCPEAAMNAFLADGKVPGTKSADAASMEQPASAVREARAAAKFQQKGKSRKASSDPKVAKRVLVTCPLGGAEATVTWLNGNSRPHKDFEPVTITAPEGERFHRAVWSKSLQAEIARVLGERGYVCGKDDWTVSRDRGGFVRSVEPKPQEPAAAVDQEPQAPEPAIDETPAVVEPAPEPKAPKVWGRSDFKKGDYVQAEGRWHEVLRSNPRSVSVPGPDVYLIQWDMVTGRRSAAEMAEALAAEADEDQAPAEVTPKRTEAPPEGAEKTASDLRFSSSNPVPQGSSEVSHSVHPLSSTPHSERPETMTDSTTTPAPEVIEKAPAKKAPRKAPAKRVVEPTKVSKRREVVAETAAAAAEKAATQKTIPIDRIDRDLDQPRKLFDQAKLEELAGSMRELGQLQPISVWYNPGTRRYQIIMGERRWRAAKMAGLTKMTALVLHGAVAGSRELLAKQVAENVGRADMTPMEEAKSFKDLETAGYEIEEIGRMCGKSPAYVGWRIDLLKLCAPAQDAMSKGILGVNLAWYAAQLSDANQMRFLSRYTQGGFAGDREAEAFVKACRAEEERRESQGSFFVLSEENPAKKGDVQESILGDHDVPQEERERIISERSKLTKKIERLSVAGEILAELATADPEELALLLAGAAGGVEAHSKRIGHLRKLAGQVIGNLTKAQAIASVRASGIEINPAAVAETDAA; encoded by the coding sequence ATGGCGACCATCGAGATCACCCACACGCGAGCGGAGGGCACGATCCTCACCGGCTCCAGCAAGGGAGACGGCGTCTTCGAGATCGTCCGCGATCACGGCTTCTGGTTCTCGCGCAACGTCGACGGGCTCTACATCCGGCGGTCGCAGGACAAGGAAGCCCAGATGTGGCGGATCAACGGCGCGGCCGAGGCCCTGCGCGCGGCCGGCCACGAGGTGACCGTCGAGATCAAGGAGGAGGTGCGGCGGTCTTTCGCGGAGGCCGAGGCCGCCCGCGAGGAACGCGCCGAGGACCGGGTCGAGCGGTTCAGCGAGCGCGCGGGCCGCGCCGTTGCCTCGGCCGACGCCCGGCGCGAGAAGGCCGACCAGATCTCGAAGCGGTTCGAGTTCGGGCAGCCGATCCTCGTCGGCCACCACAGCGAGCGCCGCGCGCGCCGCGACGCCGAGCGGATCGACACGAACATGCGGAAGTCGTTCGAGGAGCGGGACCGCGCCGCGTACTGGGCGGACCGCACCCGGGCGTCCGAGAACTACGCGAAGCACCGCAACGACCCACACCGCACGCTGCGGCGGCTGGAGCGGCTGCGCGCCGACCTGCGGGCGCAGGAGCGCCACCACGCGGAGGCCGTCGAGAAGGGCTGGTCCTCGGTCGACCGGCACGCCCGGCTGATCCTCGACCTGACCGAGGAGATCGCGCACTGGGAGCAGATCGTAGAGAAGGCCAAGGCCGAGGGCGTGAAGATCTGGGGGCCGGACGACTTTGCTCCCGGCGACTACGTGCGCTACTCGGGCTCCTGGTACCAGGTGGCCCGGGTCAACCCCAAGACGTTGAGCATCGCGTGGAACCTTCGGCTCGCGCCGAAGCAGGTGATGAGCCTGGAGGACGCCACGTTCGACGGCGGCCGGGTCGGCACGCACACCGCGGACTACACGCAGGTGCGCGCCCGCTGCCCGGAGGCGGCGATGAACGCGTTCCTCGCGGACGGGAAGGTGCCCGGTACGAAGTCCGCCGACGCCGCCTCGATGGAGCAGCCGGCCAGCGCGGTGCGCGAGGCCCGGGCGGCGGCGAAGTTCCAGCAGAAGGGGAAGTCGAGGAAGGCCAGCAGCGATCCGAAGGTGGCGAAGCGGGTCCTCGTCACGTGCCCGCTAGGCGGCGCCGAGGCGACCGTGACGTGGCTCAATGGCAACAGCCGCCCGCACAAGGACTTCGAGCCGGTGACGATCACCGCGCCGGAAGGCGAGAGGTTCCACCGGGCGGTGTGGTCGAAGTCGCTCCAGGCCGAGATCGCGCGGGTGCTGGGCGAGCGCGGCTACGTGTGCGGCAAGGACGACTGGACGGTCTCCCGGGACCGCGGTGGCTTCGTGCGGTCCGTCGAGCCGAAGCCGCAGGAGCCCGCCGCGGCGGTCGACCAGGAGCCGCAGGCGCCGGAACCCGCCATCGACGAGACACCGGCGGTGGTCGAGCCGGCGCCGGAACCCAAGGCGCCGAAGGTCTGGGGACGGTCCGACTTCAAGAAGGGCGACTACGTCCAGGCCGAGGGCCGCTGGCACGAGGTGCTGCGGTCCAACCCGAGGAGCGTGTCCGTGCCCGGCCCGGACGTCTACCTCATCCAGTGGGACATGGTGACCGGCCGCAGGAGCGCGGCCGAGATGGCGGAGGCCCTGGCCGCCGAGGCGGATGAGGACCAGGCGCCCGCCGAGGTGACCCCGAAGAGGACAGAGGCTCCGCCAGAGGGGGCCGAAAAAACCGCGTCTGACCTGCGATTTTCTTCGTCCAACCCGGTACCCCAGGGGTCTTCTGAAGTTAGTCATAGTGTCCACCCACTAAGCTCCACACCGCACAGTGAGAGGCCAGAGACCATGACCGACAGCACCACCACCCCCGCCCCCGAGGTCATCGAGAAGGCCCCCGCGAAGAAGGCGCCCCGCAAGGCGCCCGCGAAGAGGGTGGTCGAGCCCACCAAGGTCAGCAAGCGCCGCGAGGTCGTCGCCGAGACGGCCGCCGCGGCCGCCGAGAAGGCGGCCACCCAGAAGACGATCCCGATCGACCGGATCGACCGCGACTTGGACCAGCCGCGCAAGCTGTTCGACCAGGCAAAACTGGAGGAGCTGGCCGGCTCCATGCGCGAACTCGGCCAGCTCCAGCCCATCAGCGTCTGGTACAACCCCGGCACCAGGCGGTACCAGATCATCATGGGCGAGCGCCGGTGGCGCGCGGCGAAGATGGCCGGCCTCACCAAGATGACCGCCCTCGTCCTGCACGGCGCGGTCGCCGGGTCCCGCGAACTCCTCGCCAAGCAGGTCGCCGAGAACGTCGGCCGCGCGGACATGACGCCCATGGAAGAGGCGAAGTCCTTCAAGGATCTGGAGACGGCCGGGTACGAGATCGAGGAGATCGGCCGGATGTGCGGCAAGTCCCCGGCGTACGTCGGATGGCGCATCGACCTCCTCAAGCTGTGCGCCCCGGCGCAGGACGCCATGTCCAAGGGCATCCTCGGCGTCAACCTGGCCTGGTACGCGGCGCAGCTCAGCGACGCGAACCAGATGCGGTTCCTCAGCCGGTACACCCAGGGCGGGTTCGCCGGCGACCGGGAGGCCGAAGCGTTCGTCAAGGCATGCCGCGCCGAGGAGGAGCGCCGCGAGTCGCAGGGCTCGTTCTTCGTCCTCAGCGAGGAGAACCCGGCCAAGAAGGGCGACGTCCAGGAGTCGATCCTTGGAGACCACGACGTTCCCCAGGAGGAGCGTGAGCGGATCATCTCCGAGCGGTCGAAGCTGACGAAGAAGATCGAGCGCTTGTCGGTCGCCGGCGAGATCCTGGCCGAGCTGGCGACCGCCGACCCCGAGGAGCTGGCTCTCCTCCTGGCCGGAGCCGCCGGAGGCGTCGAGGCCCACAGCAAGCGGATCGGGCACCTGCGCAAGCTCGCCGGGCAGGTCATCGGCAACCTGACCAAGGCGCAGGCGATCGCCTCGGTGCGAGCCAGCGGGATCGAGATCAACCCGGCCGCCGTCGCCGAGACCGACGCCGCCTGA